The Sorangiineae bacterium MSr11954 DNA segment CTGAATGTTGGCTCGTTTCTTTGCCGTCCCTGTACTCGCGGCGTGCGTACAGGGGCGGTCAAATCCCGCCTTGCCGATGAGGGGCAGCGTCCGCTGCGGGATCCGGCGGCGACGATTCGCACGGGCCGCAGGTGCGGGCGGGCTCTGCATAGCGCTCGGCGCGAGGCGGTGAGCGCGTCACTTTGCGAGCCGTTTGCGCAGATCGTCCAGAAGCCAGCGGCCTCCCCGGCCGAGGTGCCGATCGCGAACGTGGGCCGCATAGACCGGCAGCGGCCGGGTGAGCGCCCTACTCTCGTCGGACACATCCAGCTCCACCAAGCGGCCATCCGCAAGGTACGGCGCGAGGATGTACGACGGCATCGTGCACCAGCCGAAGCCCGCGAGCAGAAAATCGAGCCGCCGTCCCAGATCGACGAAGCGCCAGACGCGCGTGCTGACGACGCCGTAGCTGGCGCCCTCCGCTCCCGCGCTGCTCGACAGCACCAACTGCACGTGGGCTTGGAGGTCCGCTCGATTCACCTTGCGCCCGAGACGCGCGAGCGTGTGGTCCGCGGCCGCGACGGGGGTGAGCCTCAGGTCCATGATGGGGTAAACGGTCAGGTCGTCCGGAACGGACGGCAGCAACAGGCAGAAGGCCAACGACGCGGAGCCATCGCGCAAGCGTCGTTCGGCCCCGCTCACGCCTTCGGTCGAGAAGGAGACGGGCAGATCCGGGAAGGTGGCTTGCAGCGCGCGCAAGCTATCGATCAGCGGCGCGGTTGGAACGAGCGGATCGATCGCCAAGGCCAGAGCCGGTTCGAGGCCCATCCGAGTTCCCGCCGCGATGGCCGCGAACCGATCCGCGCTCGCGAGGACCGTCCGTGCCTGTTCCACGAGCACCGCCCCCACGGCGGTCAGGGTCGGCTTGTGTTTTCGGCGATCGAAGAGCTCGACCCCCTGCGCCTCCTCCAGCGCTTTCACGGTTTGACTGATCGCCGATTGCACCCGGCCCAGCGCTCTCCCGGCAGCCGAGAAGCTCCCCGTGTCGCAAATCGTCACCAAAACGCGCAGTTGATCGAGGGTGAGGCTCGCCCCCACGGTGAAATCCATCTCCGATACTGATGGATTCTATCACAAATGCATCTCTTTTCGAGAAGGGTTGGCCTGCCTATATCGAGCGTGCCGTTGGGACTTTCCTCTCCATCACGGCGGCGGCGCGCGGTCGAAGCCCACGGCGATCCCCGCACCACGTCGAAGCCGCCGCTCATTCAGGAGCATTTCCATGCGTACGTTATTGGTCGTCGAAGCCAGCCCCCGGGGCGAGCACTCCATCTCGCGCGGTCTCACCCGGCGGTTCGTCGAGGAGTGGACGCGCAACCATCCTGGTGGCCGGGTTGTCGAGCGGGATCTCACGAAGACGGATCTCCCGTACGTAACGTTCCCGTGGCTGCGCGCCTACTTCACCCCCTCGGACCAACACACGCCGGAGATGAAGGACCTTCTACGTATGTCCGACGAGCTCGTGGCCGAAATACTGGCCGCGGACGACATCGCGATTGGCACCCCCGTCTACAACTACAACGTGCCGGCGATCCTCAAGGCGTACATCGATCACATCGTTCGCAAAGGCAAGACGCTCGGCTTCGCCGGAGAGGGCCTGGTCCACGGGAAAAAATGCACGATCCTGATGGCATCGGGCGGCGTCTACAAGGAGGGCTCCCCCATTCGCGATCGCGACATCGCGACCCTTTACCTGCGCATGATCCTCAAGATAATCGGCATCGACGACGTCACGGTCGTGGCGGGCGGAAACGCAAAATCCGTCGATCTGAGCGAGACGACGCGGCAAGAGTTCCTCCGAAAGCTCGATTCGGAGGTCGCGCAAGCGGCGAAAGCGTCCCATCTTCGGGTTGGTCACGACCAAGCTGTTTGAGCGAAGAAAGATGGTGCGAGCTCTCGAGTAAGACGGGCGCAGGTATGCAGCTCGTTGCGGGGAACACCGCGGAAACCCCTCCTGCGGCGGAGAGCCGGAGTGGAGGAGTCCACGGAGGAGCAAGGAGCCCGAACGGGCGGAGCGCGGCCGACGCTTGGGAGGGGTCGGCCGCACTCCGGCGCAGCTGGCGCCGAGCACGAGTCGGGGGTGGGAGCCGTTCTCGAAGAAAGCTCGTGCTCGCCGAGTCCCAGAAAAGGCCGCACGACCCCGACCGTCACTGGCGCGGATGCGGCACGGATGTAGGCGGTGCGCTCGCCCTTGGGACGAAATTGGATATAAAGGTGCTTTTGGGGGTGGCTGCGCAGGATTTATGCGAAAGTTAGGATCTAAATGGCCGGCGGGGTGATTTTAAGGAAAGTTGCCCGATGTTGATTGAGTTCCGAGTCAAGAACCATCGTTCTATGAGGGACGAGCAGGTCTTGAGCATGGAGGCGTCCGGTTCGGATGCGGAGCAGCGGGCCGGTCGGGTTCTTGCTGTAGCTGCGATTTATGGGGCGAATGCGAGCGGCAAGAGCAACGTGCTTGCGGCGCTTCGGTTCATGCGGGATGCGGTGCTGCAGTCGTATCGAATCTGGTCGCCGGACGGTGGCGTTCCGCGCGATCCGTTTGCGTGGGGAGCGCACGCGGGGGAGTCCTCGCTTTACGAGGTGTCGTTTCTCGCCGAGGGTGTTCGCTACGATTATGGGTTCGTCGTCGATGACGAACGCGTGCTCGAAGAGTGGCTCCATGCGTCACCCATGGGGCGCAAACAGACTTGGTTCGAGCGCGAAGGTAATGACTTTAAATTCGGGGAACACCTCAGAGGGGAGAACCGTGCGGTCGAGAGGCTGACCCGAACGAATGCGCTGTTTCTTTCGACGGCGGTTCAGGCGGGGCACGAGCAGCTCGAACGGATTTTTCGGTGGTTTCGGACGATGCACACGCACGCCGTTTTGGCCGCGCCGGGCACGTATTCGTTTCGCTTGGCGATGGACGAGGACGTGCCGTCTCTGACCATCGGTCAGCAGCGCCATCTGTTCGACACGCTGAACGACGCAGCGAGCTCCGAGCACATGGCTCGCTTTCGTGAGCTCTTACGCGCAGCGGATGTGGGCATCCTCGATTTCAAGCTGCAAAAGCCTGAGGACGAAGAGTTGGGTGCGCGAGGCCGCCGTCGAGCGCGATTCCGAATCCTCCTCCAACATCGCAGCAACGATCGCGATCGGTGGCTGTCCTTGGACGAGGAGTCCCACGGGACGCAGCAACTGTTTCGGCTTGCTCCGCTCATTCTACATGTCCTCCGCAAAGGTGGTGTTCTCGTCATCGACGAACTGGAGGCCAGTTTTCATCCCTTGTTGGCGCTCCACATCGTGCGGACGTTCAACGATCCCGCGAAGAATCCGAAGAACGCTCAGCTCATCTTCTCGACGCACGATACGAACCTTCTCGGCACCACCTTGGGCGAGCCGTCGCTGCGGCGCGAGCAGGTTTGGCTTACCGAGAGAGACGACGAAGGGGTGACGAAGTTGTATCCGCTCACGGACTTCAAGCCTCGCAAGGCCGAGAATCTGGAGCGGGGTTATCTCCAAGGGCGCTACGGTGCGATCCCCTTCCTCGGCGAGCTTGCGGACGTTGCCACCGCCGCGAAGAAGGAACCGTAGGTGTCCAAGCAACGCGACCGCGAGCGGCGCCCGGCGAGGAGCACGACGCCCGTCGAACCTCGCCGGCGGCTGCTCGTCGTTTGCGAAGGCAAAGTGACGGAGCCCGAGTACCTCGAGGGATTTCGTCGCTATTGCCGAAATCCGCGAATCGACATTCGTATCGTGGGCCCGGCGGGCGATCCGTTCACACTCGTCCGCAAAGCGAAAGCGCTCCAGCAGAATGCCGAAGCGGCCGCCCGAGGCGAGAACGACCACAATTTGCTTTACGACGAGGTCTGGTGCGTCTTTGACGTGGATGAGCACCTTCGGTTGCCTGACGCCGTGAAATTTGCTCGGGACAACGGCTTCCGTCTGGCCGTCTCCAACCCCTGTTTCGAGCTCTGGTTGCTGCTTCATTTGCGCGACCACCCGGGGCCGCAGCATCGTGATGATGTTCAGAAAATGCTGCGGGAGCTCATGCCCACCGCAGCCCCCAAGCACGTCGACTTCAACCATGTCGTTCTCGGGTACGAAGACGCCTTCCGGCGCGCCGAGCGCTTGGAGAAGGAAGCCACCCAGTGTGGCGATGCCGGGCGAAACCCCTCCACGGGAGTCTTTCGTCTCACAGATTCCATCGACGACGTAG contains these protein-coding regions:
- a CDS encoding LysR family transcriptional regulator, with translation MGASLTLDQLRVLVTICDTGSFSAAGRALGRVQSAISQTVKALEEAQGVELFDRRKHKPTLTAVGAVLVEQARTVLASADRFAAIAAGTRMGLEPALALAIDPLVPTAPLIDSLRALQATFPDLPVSFSTEGVSGAERRLRDGSASLAFCLLLPSVPDDLTVYPIMDLRLTPVAAADHTLARLGRKVNRADLQAHVQLVLSSSAGAEGASYGVVSTRVWRFVDLGRRLDFLLAGFGWCTMPSYILAPYLADGRLVELDVSDESRALTRPLPVYAAHVRDRHLGRGGRWLLDDLRKRLAK
- a CDS encoding NAD(P)H-dependent oxidoreductase — protein: MRTLLVVEASPRGEHSISRGLTRRFVEEWTRNHPGGRVVERDLTKTDLPYVTFPWLRAYFTPSDQHTPEMKDLLRMSDELVAEILAADDIAIGTPVYNYNVPAILKAYIDHIVRKGKTLGFAGEGLVHGKKCTILMASGGVYKEGSPIRDRDIATLYLRMILKIIGIDDVTVVAGGNAKSVDLSETTRQEFLRKLDSEVAQAAKASHLRVGHDQAV
- a CDS encoding ATP-binding protein; the encoded protein is MEASGSDAEQRAGRVLAVAAIYGANASGKSNVLAALRFMRDAVLQSYRIWSPDGGVPRDPFAWGAHAGESSLYEVSFLAEGVRYDYGFVVDDERVLEEWLHASPMGRKQTWFEREGNDFKFGEHLRGENRAVERLTRTNALFLSTAVQAGHEQLERIFRWFRTMHTHAVLAAPGTYSFRLAMDEDVPSLTIGQQRHLFDTLNDAASSEHMARFRELLRAADVGILDFKLQKPEDEELGARGRRRARFRILLQHRSNDRDRWLSLDEESHGTQQLFRLAPLILHVLRKGGVLVIDELEASFHPLLALHIVRTFNDPAKNPKNAQLIFSTHDTNLLGTTLGEPSLRREQVWLTERDDEGVTKLYPLTDFKPRKAENLERGYLQGRYGAIPFLGELADVATAAKKEP
- a CDS encoding RloB family protein: MSKQRDRERRPARSTTPVEPRRRLLVVCEGKVTEPEYLEGFRRYCRNPRIDIRIVGPAGDPFTLVRKAKALQQNAEAAARGENDHNLLYDEVWCVFDVDEHLRLPDAVKFARDNGFRLAVSNPCFELWLLLHLRDHPGPQHRDDVQKMLRELMPTAAPKHVDFNHVVLGYEDAFRRAERLEKEATQCGDAGRNPSTGVFRLTDSIDDVGREKRAAERQKRRDQSKEKAMAAANAALEQAAREEREEREGRELSGEAVALDAKDSTSSTDSVE